A window of Cheilinus undulatus linkage group 23, ASM1832078v1, whole genome shotgun sequence genomic DNA:
CTCCAGCAGAGACAGAGCAAACATCTGGAGGTGTcagagaaaaaagcagcagctttTGATTTGTTGACGGCTTCTGGTGGAGAAAAATGAAGAGAGAAAATCAACGGTTTAAAGAGGACTGACTCCTTTACTGATTTCTCTCTATTGCTTCAAACCTGGGGGGTCATGGCACCAGAATTAAACTTGTTTTGGGTGTTTGAGaggtttttactgtaatttaaagaaaataaaaccatttctctacatttttttctgtctattcATCTGTGTTCACTAAAGGTTTTTAGCTTTTTGAGTGTGTTAAAGGATCCTTAAAAATTTCAGGAATTAAAATACAAACTTATCTTAATTGCAACTATTTTCTCATGCATTATGTGTTAAAACTGTCTTTTCTGTAGGTAGCATGATCTGAAACCTTGAATTGGCTTATATAAAGCCAGCCTGCTCCTACCTGAGCCTGTGCATGTCCTCTATAGCACAGCTTAAACCCAACATTTTTGACTAAGTGTGCTATTATATTTTAAGTTTAAGCTACAGTTCTGGGTTGTTTTTATGGCAGAAATCTGATCAGATGagatcaaaatgatcaaatattcCTGCTGTGGTGTAATCATTTCTGATCATCAGAGCGGTGAGGATGAGCAGCAGACGCACACACGTCTCTGAGCACCAAGGTTATCATTAAACTAATAAACATAAACATCATTTTAGTCcttttaaactaaataaaacaagagctttaccaaaaaactaactaaaactgcatTGTGTGATTAAGAAACTAGCAAAGATTCAATAAAATTAGGGATAAAATCTCCTCGGTTTTATTCTTTGATGGTTGCAGACTCACTTAACATGAATACAAAAGCCTGGGGAGTGTGAAACGGCCaagtgaaaagtgaagagtagcagatttaatgtgcttttaaaaGTGTATACTTTTTTAGGCCTTTTTGGGTCTCACCCCTGacaagtagggctgggcagttaatcgcaaatgagattaaatcacaatatggcatgTTGcaaatttacaaatcgcagatgTTGCAATATTGCTTTCGCTTAaattatgtcaaaataccagtttgatacatccattttttgcagcagcagagattttatgcacacgtaaacattcaagtgtctttttttattaaacgTTTTACAAAAACTGtccatttcatgttttatgtgcattttacttaataaaaacaataatcctCATTCAATAAAGCAGTTGAGCAACAATATTTGCCCTGGTTCcttctatctaatattgatgaagctcACACTAGTCATACCCCTAGCCGCTATTGGTTGATAGCCAGGTgcctgctgctggcaaagctttgcCTCCcccccccagcctcctcctttatagcttaaagcttgcaGCACTCAGATTCATGCTAGTATGGtttaattgcttctgaataatttcattgttttcaatgcaaaTTGTCATAAATGAATCTATCCATATGGGTTTTTCTGAACATGCACTCCCTGGacagtcaaagcatgctgcttgaccaaATGTAGGTcgtaatatagaatgatttattgcttgaatttgttgaaaaaatatacaAGATGTGGtacctaataataataatcgcatatcaaattgcaataacaattaattatttttgcaaatcattcagccctactgACTTGATCTGAATAACACtagaaataataaaatagaaactaaaacaaagcatttttcaaaataaaagcttattCAAACAGGAGTAAAAACTAcactgaaattgaaaacagaaaataaaaaaagaatccaAAACTATTCTAACCCTGCTGAGACAACAGtctgcagtgttgttcacacacttcaTCGGTAAACTGAGTTGTATTTGAACAGATAATCAACTGAAACATCTGCTTTTTTCCTCATCAGCTGTGCCTAACTGTGCAGCATGCGCCCTCTTCCATGCCTGTTCCTCACTGCACAATTTCACTGTGTGCTCATGGAGTGAAGCAGGCTGGCagcgccactttttaacagcttttctcccccattatgccagaaacacacatttaagaaaacaaaaatatcatgTTTAGTAAATAACCCATGTGGAGGGTAGTTGTTATTGACAAGACTTCTAAATTCAAGAAACAGGGCCAGAGTTTGGCAATTGTTCTGAAGttaacacatgaaaaacagcacaaaaaataCTGTAAAGTTATTCTGCCCCTGTCAGAATCCATCCAGCTTGAGCAGCAGTTGTGGCCTGACTCGGCTCTGTACCTCAGGCTACGCTGGGCTGCTCTTGGACTCAGGCAGTAAATCTAACCTTTGAATTCATCAGACATTACAGCATTTTGAGGTGCTTCCAGAACAATCTGATATATGTACAGTCTGATTCTGAAGCTGTGGTTTCTGGTTCTAACTGCTGCGTTcctgtgtgtttcagatgttgGGAACTCTCACTGCTGTGCCCATCAAGGTGCCTCAAGTCAGCTCCCTGCACCGGCTGGCAGGACAAGCAGCCACTCTGCTACCTCAGGTAAAATCACTCCTCCAGAATAAAACCTTCATTTATATTCTTTACATTTCTGTTCCTCTTAGAAGGAACATTGATTCTGGTCGTGGTGACTCATAAATGAGCTTTAATTCCCTCATGATAAACTTCAAATAGAAGTGGAGTGGCTGAAACTCCTcaaatggataatttctgagtgCAGTGCTTGGGTGActccagcaggtggcagcataAACCACAGTGGCTGTTTCTCAGTgaattaaaaagtagaaatgatCCAATTAGAGTCAGTGATGCTCTGAAGATGAAGACAGATGTTTCTGTAATGACCTGACCCTCTGTCACTatctgctctctgattggactGCAGGGAAAAAGCAGAGTTCTTTCCATCCAGTGACTTTTATTAGTAATTTCTTACCTTACAGTCTTACCTTGTAGAATAAGCCACCCTTTGAGCTCTCAAGCATGTTTTATGTAGCTAATGGAGGCCTGAGTCACAAAATCTGCCCAGGTTTTATTGCTGCACCCTCATTTGACGCCTTTAAATCTCATCTGGAGAGAAATAATTATTCCAGCTGTTTCATATTTAACAGGCAGCATGATTGAAATGTTTAACGTCACCAGGACTTAAGACAGAGTTTACATCTTCCTGTTTGTCCTTCAGGTCAGGCCAAAGACCCAGATCCCCGACAGCCTCCCCCACAGTCCCTGTCAGGAGCTTCAGCCGCTCAGTCTGCAGAGAGCCACAGCCGTGGTCAGTCCCAAGAGCGGGGCCCCCACCCTGCCCACCGCCAACAGCACCTTCAGCCCCGACCACCAGCCCAACGGACAGAGCGACATCTCGCCGCCCTCTGCCCCTCTACACGGCCCACCAGGGGGCACAGACTCGGCGGGTCCCGCCCAGCATGCTACCGCAGGGCCTGGCGTGGCGTACGCCATCATCGCCGCCTCCCCCGCCACTGGAAACGGGGTGTCTGCTGTGAGCGAGGCCGTCAAGGTGCAGCACCTGCTGTTCAGCGCTGACAACAAGGCTGGTGTCTCTAAAACTCTGACAATGGCACCAACTACCTCAgatcacatttaaatacatgtttttatttctattatttaacttatcaaaaacatttaaatagagcttgtttaatttggaaaaaacacccagataaattttaaatttaaaggtttaagcttaaaaaggtggttaaaagtgtcattataaaatcttaaaaaaaaaaaaacgtgaaaCTGCTCCTTTTCTTGTCTAATCCTGACATATTTGTGCGCCCTCAGGTGATAATAATCCAGCCACAGGCCCCCAGCAGCACTGAGGGGTCTCCGGGGGGTCAGGCTGACCTCCCCTCACAGGAAGCTCCGTCCACCCCAAAATCCCCGAAGTCCCCGAAAAAAGACGAAGACCCCGAGGTGAGGCGACAGCCAATCAAAGATTTCATCCATCTAAATCTGATCATGCTCTCATGCCTGACAGAGAAATTGTTGTTAACTGGTAAAAGTGCTTTTTTaactccatcatcatcatcctccatGGTGGTGGCATTTacatacagtgcatttaaaGCAGCAGCTCTTTAGTCACCGTGATACAGAACCCGAGAAGAGACTGCAGATCTTCTCTTCAGTGAGAGTCCTTGAATCAGacacttcacctcctcctcctcgttaCTTACATCTTCTACTTCTCTTGTAGAAAATCGCCTTCATGGTCGCCCTCGGCCTCGTCACCACAGAGCACCTGGAAGGTAAAACCACATTTATCTTCAAGCGTCACCATAAAAAATCAAGCTgctgaatgtgtttcaagtaGTTCAGAGTTGAAGTTTTCAAATTTGATTAAAGCAACTTCCTGGTTCAATTGAGGCTTGTTCTCAAAGGGCCACTTCACCAATTTAACATAAAAAGATGAGACCTTTGTCACATTCAGACCCCTAAGAGGAGCTTTTCTTCATCAGAGGAGATTTAatagatgtttttctttgagcAGAAATCCAGACGAAGCGACAGGAGAGGAAAAGACGAAGCACAGCCAACCCAGCCTACAGCGGCCTCTTCGAACCAGAGGTACATCCTCATCACTGATCAGTTTAAGTGTTAAATCAAAGTCAGCTAATCAACATGAATCAGCagtaaaatatgtatttaaactggtgtttttatACTAAAATCATGTTGTCTAGATGTTTATGGCAGTCTATAAAGGCTACCAGAGTTTTGAATTTACTGTACAAGCAACACTGATGtctgacaacaaaaataaaagccatagATTCAGCACTCTGTAATTTACATGCAATCCCTGCAAACTGTCAAAATAGCATAAAAACTTTGGGAACATTTCATTGTTGCCAGTGCTTTTTGCAAGTTTGACAGTGTGCAGGGGTTCAGCTGCCATTTTTAAAAGGTTATTTATTGGAGGCCTCTTGCCTTTagtcagataggacagctgaaggaAATACGGGCGAGAGAATGGGGGAAAACGTGCACCAAACAGGGCAGAGACCGGGAACGAGCTTCTGCTCTACCCACGGAGCTAAACCGACCCCCTGCCTGCCATTTCTGAGAGTTTTATTCCTCtccaaagctcctgtctgatcAAATACATGCAGCACTTTGTGATAAAGTGATCACTGATAGATCAGAGATTTCATCATATCGTGGGatttaaatgtttctaaatGCAGCCTTTCTCTCCTTGTgtcttatttttccttttctcgTGTCTCTGCAGCGTAAACGTCTGGCGTCACATTACCTGAACAGCTCGCTCTTCCTGTCAGCACGAGGTAAAAAGACGCTAGCTCCACATCAGCATAATCAAAACaattaaacacaattttttttaacctttaagagATCCAAGGGACATTTTATGccattcagttttttattttttatttttatattttatattttttttaatatttttatatttatttttatttatttatttatttatttatttatttattttttattttaagccattttggctgtgttgaatgaatatAGCTCAGATTTACCAGAGGATATTCAGAATTGTTGTCTCAGTGCCTTGAATTAGCCTGAAATGGCTATgcaagctacacaaaaactgacacatttgttcctaaggaccaaaaatgtcccattgaaaaccattaaaaaggacatttttgatcCCACATTTATCTCAACATAAACTAATGCATTCATTTATATTAGGATTTTATTTTAGACTACTagctttcagtttttatttttttataactgtCCACCAGATGGCACTTTTCCCATTCTAAGCATGCCACAAGGtttcacattttactgttttctgcaaGGATGCCCTGCTACTGAAATGATAAATGTGTCACTAATTAGGTTGGATgatagtgtttgtttttatgattttttttctataaaaaaacagtggagttgtgtaaacatactggcctGTAAAGGGAGTAAATACCAAATACAGAATTAATATTGGATATGTATATTTtaggctgaagtagttttaacAGATTGacttgtttaaagtggaaaatattaatatatattattttacagctgatataggaagCAGGCACTTTTTGTCATTCGGACTTCAATCgtgaggttttttttctcagagtaatgtaaacatactggcctttaaagggttaaaatcccaaaaatataatttagaTTTGATATGTACATTTCAGGCTGAAGTTGTTTTAAAACACtgactcatttaaagtggaaaaaaaaaaatcatagatttttttttttttttttgcagttcttgtgaagtggacatttttggtccttaGGGACAAATGCATGAGGATATTACAGGAACTCTTAAGGGTTAAATGTTCATTTAGCAGCCTTAAACTTGCACAATGCATGATCACACTAACACAAACCTGCACCCATAAAACTCTGAAGATATATTCATACATTTGCTGGGAGCTTTTTAAGTCTGAAAACTCAAGTTTTGGTCaaattttagacacattttaacTATTGAGtaaaatgtttataaatgttatgATTTTGTCTTAAGCCTCAGTAATCTGCTCTGTGTGCTCTAAAATTAACAGGGAACATCACTAAAGGAATATTTCAGCATTTAACAAagtattatcattttttatagtTAAATGAAAGCTGCAGATCCAAAAAGCACTCCCTGAAATGTTGAACTATTCCTTTAAGTGATGTAAAGTGTCTTAACCTCTCCcctgtgtctttgtgtttgctgccactaacctctgctctgcTTCGTTCACACGCTCAGACTCTGAGGATTTCTGCTGGAAGGTGGGTACCTCCACTCATCATGGCACgctttgtgttttatatgtagACCGCAACACCATGACAGCTACCTAAAGAGATCACAGAGGCatttaagataaataaatagactttattttcacaaaaactGGAGATTCCTGCAAAGTCTCTGGACATCATAATCAGATTTGACACTCTTAAAAAGTACACTAGACACCCGGGCTCAGATCTGAATATCCCTGACCCTAAAGTCTGGTTTCAGAAGCAGACTGCACTGACGTACATGCCTGAGTAATCATTTAAGCACGGCACAAAACAACCGTGCCTAGTGGGAAAATGTCCTAAATCTGCTTTAGTCCTAATGTGTCTAATTTAGATTTTCTTGTGCAACTGAAGGTCCCTTTTTATCCAAACGTAGCCCACATTTTGCAGGAATTTCccaaaacttgtttaaaaaatggtgtTTATCTCCATTGCTGTTTGAATTCTCTTTTACATTCCTGTCATGaagtaatttgtgtttttatagacCAAAAACGATCTGTCAtcacagtgacaaaaaaggagATTAGTTCCTGTTTTAAAACGAGTTCTTTGTGGAGCGTATTTAAcggttgttgtgtttgttttgtgtgacaGGAGGACTTGGAGCATGACAAGCACTGTGCCGTCTGTAAGGAGGACGGAGAGCTGCAGCCCTGCCACAACTGCCCCAGAGCCTTCCACCCAAACTGCCTCCACCCGCCGCTTAAAACCCCACCCAGAGGACCGTGGTACTGCCCCAAGTGTCAGAAAAAGGTACGAGCTGCAGAACTGCCTGGTTTAAAGTCAGACTGTGGAGTTAAATATGGCTGTTACATATTTATGCCTGCTCCGCCAGGTTTTAAATATCTTGTAAATCTAGGAGGAGCTAGCTTCTCaccaaaatgatgcaaaaagttTATCcctatttgaatttttttattcctgttCAACTCAGCCAACTATAACCTGCTGCTGTGCTTTTCAGGTGCTGAACAAAGAGAACATGTCATGGCCACATAACTTTGTTCAGTCCTATGTCACACACAAGACAGGTAAGAACCAGCAGGCTCCTGAATAAGACAGGTCTACTGTGTGGTTGAGACATACGCTGACGgcgttttcttttgtttatgtgcTTTTTTATGTGAGCAGTGAGGCAGGAGGAGAAGCGACGGCTGCTGAGACGAAACAATGAGCTTAAGAACGAGTGTGCTCACCTGCAGGAGCAAGACAAGAAGCTCAACAACACGCTCAAAGTAAGAACATCAGTCTGG
This region includes:
- the phf21b gene encoding PHD finger protein 21B: MELQGLQEALKVEIQCHQSAEGKRPRHKRNTRITTLMDKKNQTLCKGLELQNGQKLAVRSCPVGTTKPLSLIKPPAQSIAISVVPAKAPVSMVTAHINGQKAASSEPLQTSPINLQTGGRVGTAGVHPFSSSRRAAELPPSQMLGTLTAVPIKVPQVSSLHRLAGQAATLLPQVRPKTQIPDSLPHSPCQELQPLSLQRATAVVSPKSGAPTLPTANSTFSPDHQPNGQSDISPPSAPLHGPPGGTDSAGPAQHATAGPGVAYAIIAASPATGNGVSAVSEAVKVQHLLFSADNKVIIIQPQAPSSTEGSPGGQADLPSQEAPSTPKSPKSPKKDEDPEKIAFMVALGLVTTEHLEEIQTKRQERKRRSTANPAYSGLFEPERKRLASHYLNSSLFLSARDSEDFCWKEDLEHDKHCAVCKEDGELQPCHNCPRAFHPNCLHPPLKTPPRGPWYCPKCQKKVLNKENMSWPHNFVQSYVTHKTVRQEEKRRLLRRNNELKNECAHLQEQDKKLNNTLKQCMDLRERLLGQQRDTQASLERLKALIRLIQRDQLIQVTMTTTATIAASLLSQSWIKQPTSITAAVAAAIPGPSATPLHQSHAHSQDDANN